From Rhopalosiphum padi isolate XX-2018 chromosome 2, ASM2088224v1, whole genome shotgun sequence:
attttttaattagatttaatcGAACACAATATAACATTACGATTTACGATGTTATCGAATGCTACTCACTCACCTTATAATACGGTCCACAACAATAGTGCcggcttaatataatatttgaaggaAAATAGAATCCAACCTTTTTTTTGTTGTGGTGGGGGAATATGAACCCgtccgtaataatatatatcttatataggtaatagagtTTATTACCTCACCAATAGcacataggtattttaattagcTCCTACATATAGCATATTATCTATTCTATTACCTATACATGAccgattatttaatttgtaactgtgacctgtaaaaagaaaatattgccactgaataatatgttgtattatacaatCACAGATgttcaataacatattattataatcggaaAAGAAACattatctataaacaataaacatatcatAAACCTATATGTGggctatatgtatatgtaatgttaataaaatacatttttcataatttaatttttatggaaatatgatGACTAAGTGAAATAAAGTGCATTGCAAATGAAGAAGGCATAAGAATATTGATGATTATCGGTTTTGTGTTACGAACGCACTTAcgtacttaattaaataatgtccagtcattgaaatataattaatgctaCAAAATAGGTCATTACTATCACTACCTATATTAAACGAGATCAAGCCACTTTTTCacttttatatactatactatagtacattaatatttaatactttatacattgataattataataattatatatatatatatatatatatatatatatataatatatatatatatagtgacgtATATAGGGGGGGTTAGTGGTTCAAACCCCCTGAAATGTATGGTTGGTACGGAAATagattttgattgtataattaattggcaTTTAagaatagacatttttttttaaacctcccttaaattaatttctatatacgccatatataatatataaataatttatgtattattgttatattgtgtattaattaGTAGGCCATATTgcccatattattatgtacttattgtaCTTGTACAGTACTATTTGTGTTTGtagttattgtatacatttataaaaatattaatctcaataatattattactttataataaggtcttgtaaaattaattaaattatataatatacagtaaaatagtAAATCCATATGGGTTACTGAGATTTCTGCCAAGAATTATTTACGAATCATGTAGGTACAACGTAACAATTACGTGTGTTACGATACTAaaagaaataagaaaatattcttaaattcttatcattatataattacatatcatataatattatcgattataggtacctatataggtataaatattttaaaatattataaaaaataaaattcaagtaataataatacacctaagtcaaataatacacttatataattataattactaatattactatagtttttaaaaaatcatataaattaggTATCATTTATCATAGATTATCAGTTcaattttaacgatttattgGACTAAAcactactaatatttaataagtaatagctgAATctcataagtaatattatttttttatgtctttATAACAAATACTATATATGGCTgtgatgtaatttatttttctgtcaCCGACGACTATCGCTGTATATTGTACTGTTGTACAGTTTTCGCGATTATCTATAAATTGCGTAGCACTATTCCatgttaaattactataaaataggtCCTTGGATCTTTGGGAGCTGTACCTTTGTGCAAAAAATGgctgtacaaattatattttggtgGAAACGTAGGTATGTAATAGCTAGTGATCTATGGAATTCGATGTTAGAtgttatatagacatatagtattaataaaatagtaattttattgaacttatattattattattactattattgcttaattattatcctaatatagtaatataaaaattatttcaatatattatataatttatataaaacaaatcttattaaataagttattaaatcttttaatgGTATAGAAATTGTTTTGATGGAAACGAGTATTGGTGAAATGGTGGATAAGGGAAAGATACATTTTTGGTAGAAACTTGTAACGCCCATATAAGGCTAtattaatagacaataataatatgaaaaaggtACTATATACCAAATACTAACATGacagtaaaatattagataCTTGGCGGCTTAGGCATGTCGaaacacaatatatacacaaattaaaacGCGATAAGAGTCTTATGACAAAACAAGAGTGATATTTAACTGATATCGGATCGACTTCGTGAGCTGTACAATGTCAAAaccatattatcaatttatcatgacACGCGCATCTTCTGTAAATACGAAATTCGATAGTGCGCTAAACGGTATGTCAGTTATACGGTTTATATTTACGTTCCGAGTATCGTAGCCCGTAGGTAGgtacgtatgtatataaaaccCAGGACGCGCCCGAATATAGACGTATACCGCCAAATACACTCGTCCGAGTTGCATCGCGAGAAAAAAATGTCGATCGACAGGATTTCAGTCGTTCTGGTAGTGACAATAATTGTTTCGAATACGGTACGTTTGCTTTTCACGATATAACACGATGTTTTGCTCACATGGGTATATGTAGATGacttatatatgtacaataataatgttttttcatCGCAACATTTTACGTGTTACTGCCTATATGCGATCGTCAAACGAAAACGACGACGAGTGATCGAAATTATTGAGATATCGTGTAAGctacaacttattttttttcaggtCCACTGTACTGTTTCGACTTTGCCCGCCACGAGTACACACACGGCGCTGCATGATGAATTGTTAAACGTCCTAAAAAAATTTCACTCATCGTCATCGGGCACGGATCCGGAAACGCCGGTGACGGGTACCACACCGATTTCGCCACATTCCGGTCGGATTTCGATTATGCATTTCCCCGGGGCGACCAGTTCCTTCAACGCCGATCAATCGTCTAAATCGTCGGCCAATCTCGTCGGCACTCCTAATCCGTTAGTCCCGGGTGTGCTGCACCAGCCTGCACCGTTAGGCCTCGACCTGCAGGTGCCCGACCGCGATTACAACCAAATGACCGAACCATCGCAATCGCAAGCACTTCTGCAGTCACGAGGACTCGGAGGAAATCCGCTTCCTGTTTCCGTTCCGCCGACGATCACAGACCCAAAAACATCACCCACCCATATGCCACCAGCATCGTCCCATTCCCCGAACCCGACCCTGCAGAAAATAGAGCCCGTCAATTTGTCACCCAAATTCAACCAAGAGCTGACAAAACTGTTGGGCGATTTGCGGATGACTCCCGGTACACTGCAAGAACCGGCTGCAACCCCGGGTCAAAATCAAATGATCGCCCCCGGTCAGGCTACTCGTTCTACGGAATCTCTTCAACTACATTCTCCGGGTTCACCGACCTCACAGCAGCCCCCCAGAGTCCAGCGACCGATTCTCGGCCCGAATCAGACGCCGCTAGACTATTTACTGAGTCCAGCATTCCCGATGCACCAATTAAATTCTATAGATCGTCGACCACTGTCTACCAATAAACAACGTCCAAACTTagagtttgtaaaatatttgctGACTTTACCTCGATATCAACAAGCTTTAAACGAATTGATTGCAAGTCAATCTTCAATTCAAACGTAAAATATACGAATgcgttaaacataaattattatatatataattaggtatattatttaatcgttttaaaattgtcttattaatttttaatagttaatagccCAGCTCTCTGTGGCTatcttttaacttatttaatttattctataagcttattatataattaacttatgtaaattttacgttatattacatttaaaatatgcgagatataatacgataaatataattgacaataatatctagatttttttttttgtatacaaaagtTATTTACTTAAACAGTGCGAATCAGTGAAATATAacctatagatataataataaattgtatatatgtaaacgattcattgataataataaatggtatctaattgaaaacatttaacatatattatagtatagactatagataatatatataacataatcagCATTAGagcaaatatttctataaaacaacttatcaaacaattttatttagcttcaaaagataaataaataatattataatataagtatactattCAAAATGtcgtataaacaatataatttatattttatatttataacataccacattatacattttacaaattaaaccaCTAAGACACTAAGTGTGcagaaaataagaaatattgcgTATTATTAcattctcaaaaaattatttaaatttgcgttgagtttttataaatattaattaaataatattacctatttatgtgGTATACTcctaaagtaaatattttaatatttttgtttgtttgatgAAATCAGGACCAGCAAATATTGTGAATTCGCAGCAAAAGGTGAAAAGCCTGTGTAACTATCACGCGCacatatctattaaattaaacatcgCGATTTAACATCATACTTTGATAATTTACACTTTACAGTAATGCTGTTTGTTCGCACTGTATTATCGGCCAAATGTAAACTCCTACACTAATaaccttttaaaatttttacctgAAAATCAAAGATATTGTAATCTCCTAAATAGAAATTTTTCCCCTTTAAAAAATAGggtaatattacttaaattcacgattttgaagttgaaaagcTCAAAAAGctcaaaaatatcataacttgaaaataataaatatatatttatcaaacaaaCGTTTGAATAGAGCATATTTATACGCTGTATGATGATTCTCGAAGGTTGGCttatatccatattatatactatagtactatactatacGTTCATATCGGCACTTGCagtacaaaatgttttaaatagatCAGGCATCAGCGATATGGTATCGAATATTGTCAAATAACGATAAAACATGATAATCTCGTCTGTATTGCAAATTTCCGAACAAATTGCTGTTTATTGCCGATATCGTAGTCCGCTCGTAACTGTATAACTGCAGTGTATTGTTTGAGTTTATTGTAGTGAATCATTTGCGTCTTCCACCGTTTGTGCAGTAAAGTTAGTCACAGACAGACAAAAACAATTTCTAAATATCAATTCATACttaatcaaaaaaacaaatatatacgaGGAGAAATTTCACGTTTTGAGTTTATCTCAAAAGTATGccataaaaatatacgtaaatgATTATGACtaagttttgttttattgaattttttattatttttttcaaaaaaatttttattttaagcttaaATGATTTTgactattgttttattatatttttcaaacaatttttattttatgtgttaatatattgcaagactgatatttttttacagctAGCAATAGGTACGAGcggtattaattttttgtaggaGTTAACACTATTTTTTGTAGTTGTTTACCATTCCCCGTATTATCAACTATCACTCACAAATAATCATATTCATAATTAACCTTTTTTGACCTTTATTTATGCACACAATATCTTATATGCATttggtataataagtataactaaGTGATATCAACAAACATAGAGAGAGATTAAATCACGACAACACAAACCTAACTGCCAGGAATCGGttaaaatagccaataggtgCATTATTTGCGaggatgtttattgtttaacttgtttaagtaattaataaaatacttatattgcaATAATGAATGTATAATCTTATTGCTACACCTCTGTAGACATGCAGTTACTTTACCCTTTACctacaaattatgttttttcattcattttttaaaaatgtactaattctAAATACACTTTAATTGTCTTTaagaatattacaatatgtactttaaaatataatattgcacttaaacatatatttgtatgtataaatatgactATGtgtgtataaacactataaatatacctaatgtttagactcaattaatatatacataaagtgtTCAATGAGTTTTGAAACGGTCATTAGACTAAGTGGAatttataaacgataataatataatatgatataattatataatgaggttattaaaatatatattttctattataaatgcACAGCAGCGATTTTATCTTTTATGCATAcctaaagtaattaaaaaatgtccaaacTTATTGAACACCTAGTTACATAGTAGATACATTTAAGTAATTGTTTGATTATCCACTTGCCTTTCAACCTCAATAAGTGCGGGTAATTGGTGATATACtgcaatattttgataattttgataactcgttataataatataatatgatgacatCAGAAACATTGGCAAAATTAGCTCACGATGATGAATTATCAATAGCCTTTCCAAAACGTCGTGTAATTTTTGCATTATATTATCACaagcaattttaaatattacattattacattacccaataaaaaaaattatcatattatataataaaatataccagaAAATCTTAGCGGTGCAAACGCTGTAGGGATAGAGGAAACGCGCGAGATTcctttataaaacataatgaaTACTTGAAAAAGTCCGTAAACTTATTTCGTATTAGTTAATCAAACCAATTATTGTCTTCGGTGTTGTCGATAAAAAGCACT
This genomic window contains:
- the LOC132922870 gene encoding uncharacterized protein LOC132922870; its protein translation is MYIKPRTRPNIDVYRQIHSSELHREKKMSIDRISVVLVVTIIVSNTVHCTVSTLPATSTHTALHDELLNVLKKFHSSSSGTDPETPVTGTTPISPHSGRISIMHFPGATSSFNADQSSKSSANLVGTPNPLVPGVLHQPAPLGLDLQVPDRDYNQMTEPSQSQALLQSRGLGGNPLPVSVPPTITDPKTSPTHMPPASSHSPNPTLQKIEPVNLSPKFNQELTKLLGDLRMTPGTLQEPAATPGQNQMIAPGQATRSTESLQLHSPGSPTSQQPPRVQRPILGPNQTPLDYLLSPAFPMHQLNSIDRRPLSTNKQRPNLEFVKYLLTLPRYQQALNELIASQSSIQT